In Hymenobacter gelipurpurascens, one DNA window encodes the following:
- the porU gene encoding type IX secretion system sortase PorU, giving the protein MRLFTNWMLACLAILGLVAPAVAQTAEQVVQGTITWNGSVSLLLRGQQRLVPTFQEAVYRSGDQVGTYQRRLDGNIAEGQLRDAVYAPLTPLEARQLDLASLPTAPVVAMFHGTEQRRAITVFTLQPLRRNPQTGQAEKLTSFSYAYTLSTDARRDIQARTYARASVLSTGEWFKIGVPASGLYKLDKTTLQALGLNAQSLDPARLRLFGNAMGTLPQANSTYRPDDLAENDIQFVGDANASLEDNEYFLFYARGPHTWRQDGNNQRFRHQLNPYTDTAYYFLNVGPTIGRRVAPAPVVNGVASARISTFTDRQFYERELINLLKSGRVWLGEEFTGGTQNSFSFPVTDLVPGSSAQVTSSVAAVSSSASVFQIAINSQSPTSQVVSGINNYPGSYPEIANTSLSTFSYTIPATAPTQLQVGLTYNGGSDPKALGRLDYLELNLQRQLRFSGGLLEFRSLQNIRANAISQFDLTNATNATVWDVTNPRKPAAITLNAGSFLARTDTLREFVAFMPSSAFPTPRGFGRVAAQNLHALNLDSKLDLVIVTHPTFLAQAEQLAAHRRQHDGLTAQVVTTTQVYNEFSSGGQDVTAIRDLMKMVYDRSGGSRQLYLLLFGDASYDYKSDPTNDKAQLPAWWSERLPAQGDRIAQNYVPVYESEESFDPVQGSRPGGLGVSYSSDDYFGLLDDNEGAWLPGSNSDALDIGIGRLPVRSPAGQYGNTEMASLVVNKLKTYDATASYGKWRNRLTFVADDGDYDLFTTQGAEPLANTVESTQPDYNVRKVYLDMYPQTNLSAGQRSPVAEKAIDESFEQGSLLITYVGHGGPSLWADEQILTSASVLRLQNANRLTFLFTGTCDFSTYDNPELTSAGELSLTDTEGGAVGLFTTTRVVYANNNQFLATEFLNDVLRRRPNGTMPRLGDIIRMAKNAAMAGDGNRNYALLGDPSMRLAYPEQQVVATEINGHAITASKIDTLAALSPVALRGEVRKNGQRNTSFTGKAQVTVYEKPAVVTTLGDDPRDKRLPISVRENIIYDGQATVTNGQFTANFVVPKDINYSLGLGKISLYAADESQRQDAHGSRLVPVGGASSSALLDTIPPDIRLFMDNEQFVFGGLTDTSTTLIAQLRDDSGINTAGSGIGHDLTATLDNDITKITILNTFYTSALNDFKSGQVKYLFKNLTPGPHVLHVKAWDTYNNSSEKNIEFIAASSSKLALKHVLNYPNPFSTATTFHFDHNRSGEELEIQVQIFTVSGRLVRTLQGSSLGASGAHISSISWDGRDEYHDQLARGVYIYRVSVRAQRDGATASKYEKLVILN; this is encoded by the coding sequence ATGCGCCTTTTTACTAACTGGATGTTGGCCTGCCTGGCCATTCTAGGGTTAGTGGCTCCGGCGGTGGCTCAAACAGCGGAGCAGGTAGTCCAGGGCACCATCACATGGAACGGTTCGGTAAGCCTGCTGCTGCGGGGGCAGCAGCGCCTCGTGCCCACGTTTCAGGAAGCGGTATACCGCTCCGGCGACCAAGTGGGCACCTATCAGCGCCGCCTCGATGGCAATATTGCGGAAGGCCAGTTGCGCGATGCCGTGTACGCACCCCTCACCCCGCTCGAAGCTCGTCAGCTGGATCTGGCTTCGCTGCCAACCGCGCCCGTTGTTGCTATGTTCCATGGCACGGAGCAGCGACGCGCCATTACCGTCTTCACGTTGCAGCCCCTGCGGCGAAATCCACAGACTGGCCAAGCCGAAAAGCTGACTTCGTTTTCCTACGCTTACACGCTTAGCACCGACGCCCGGCGAGATATCCAGGCTCGCACGTATGCGCGTGCTTCGGTATTGAGCACAGGCGAGTGGTTTAAGATTGGGGTTCCTGCAAGTGGCCTATACAAGTTGGACAAGACCACTTTGCAGGCGCTAGGCCTCAACGCGCAAAGCCTCGACCCGGCTCGCCTGCGCCTCTTCGGCAATGCCATGGGTACCCTGCCGCAAGCCAACAGTACCTACCGCCCCGATGACCTGGCCGAAAATGACATTCAGTTTGTGGGAGATGCCAACGCTTCTCTTGAGGACAATGAGTACTTTCTGTTCTACGCCCGGGGCCCGCACACGTGGCGCCAGGACGGAAATAATCAACGGTTTCGGCACCAGCTTAACCCGTACACCGATACAGCCTACTATTTCCTGAATGTAGGCCCTACTATTGGGCGCCGGGTAGCACCGGCTCCTGTCGTGAATGGGGTAGCATCTGCGCGCATCAGCACTTTCACCGACCGTCAGTTCTACGAGCGGGAACTGATTAATCTCCTAAAGTCGGGCCGGGTGTGGCTGGGCGAAGAGTTTACGGGCGGCACCCAAAACAGCTTTTCGTTTCCCGTTACGGATCTGGTTCCGGGCTCCTCAGCTCAGGTAACCAGCTCCGTTGCTGCTGTATCTTCTAGTGCTTCGGTTTTTCAGATTGCCATAAACTCCCAATCCCCCACTAGTCAGGTGGTCAGTGGCATCAACAACTACCCCGGCTCCTACCCAGAAATAGCCAACACGAGTCTTTCCACTTTCTCGTACACCATCCCGGCCACTGCCCCCACCCAACTTCAGGTGGGACTTACCTACAACGGCGGCTCCGACCCCAAAGCGCTGGGCCGGCTCGATTATCTGGAGCTGAACCTGCAACGGCAACTTCGCTTCTCGGGTGGCCTACTGGAGTTTCGCTCCCTGCAAAATATCCGCGCCAACGCCATCAGTCAGTTTGACTTGACGAACGCGACCAACGCCACCGTCTGGGACGTCACAAACCCACGTAAGCCGGCCGCCATTACCCTCAACGCAGGCAGCTTTCTGGCCCGCACCGATACATTACGGGAGTTTGTTGCTTTCATGCCTAGTAGCGCTTTCCCTACGCCTCGTGGTTTTGGCCGGGTAGCTGCCCAGAACCTACATGCCCTGAATCTGGACAGCAAGCTGGATCTGGTTATCGTTACGCATCCCACGTTCTTAGCTCAGGCCGAGCAGTTAGCGGCTCACCGCCGTCAGCACGATGGACTAACGGCGCAGGTTGTTACCACCACGCAGGTTTACAATGAGTTTAGCTCGGGCGGCCAGGACGTAACAGCCATCCGCGACCTGATGAAGATGGTGTACGACCGCTCAGGAGGCAGTCGGCAACTGTATCTGCTGCTTTTCGGCGATGCTTCCTACGACTATAAATCAGACCCCACGAACGATAAAGCTCAGCTTCCCGCGTGGTGGAGCGAGCGGCTCCCAGCTCAAGGCGACCGAATTGCTCAGAACTATGTGCCGGTTTACGAGTCAGAAGAAAGCTTCGACCCGGTGCAGGGCAGCCGGCCTGGTGGCCTAGGGGTAAGCTACTCTTCCGACGATTACTTTGGCCTGCTTGATGATAACGAGGGCGCCTGGCTGCCGGGCTCCAACTCCGATGCACTGGATATCGGTATTGGCCGCCTGCCCGTCCGTTCTCCTGCGGGCCAATACGGCAATACGGAAATGGCGAGCTTGGTAGTAAACAAGCTCAAGACTTATGATGCCACCGCCTCTTATGGCAAATGGCGCAATCGTCTCACGTTTGTGGCTGATGATGGCGACTACGACCTGTTCACGACACAAGGAGCAGAGCCGTTGGCTAACACCGTTGAATCCACCCAGCCCGATTACAACGTACGGAAAGTATACCTGGACATGTACCCCCAGACTAACCTTTCGGCGGGCCAACGCTCACCGGTTGCCGAGAAGGCAATTGATGAGTCCTTCGAACAAGGCTCGTTGCTGATTACGTATGTAGGCCACGGTGGCCCAAGCTTGTGGGCTGATGAACAGATCCTGACCTCGGCCTCGGTGCTACGCCTGCAGAACGCCAATCGGCTGACCTTTCTCTTTACCGGCACCTGCGACTTCAGCACCTACGATAATCCGGAACTGACCTCGGCGGGGGAGCTGTCCTTGACGGATACCGAAGGAGGCGCTGTAGGCCTATTCACTACGACACGCGTTGTTTACGCGAACAACAATCAGTTTTTGGCAACAGAATTCCTGAATGATGTGCTGCGCCGCCGCCCCAACGGTACCATGCCTCGCCTCGGCGACATCATCCGCATGGCCAAAAACGCCGCGATGGCCGGCGACGGCAACCGCAACTACGCGCTTCTCGGCGACCCATCCATGCGACTGGCCTACCCCGAGCAGCAAGTAGTGGCTACGGAAATCAACGGCCATGCTATTACCGCTTCAAAAATTGATACCCTTGCGGCTCTAAGCCCGGTGGCACTACGCGGGGAAGTACGCAAAAACGGCCAGCGCAATACCAGCTTCACCGGAAAGGCGCAGGTAACAGTCTATGAAAAGCCCGCTGTTGTTACGACTCTCGGCGATGACCCCAGAGATAAGCGCCTGCCTATTTCTGTTCGGGAAAATATCATTTACGACGGCCAGGCTACCGTCACGAACGGTCAGTTTACGGCCAATTTTGTAGTACCCAAGGATATAAATTATAGCCTAGGCCTAGGCAAAATCAGCTTGTATGCTGCCGACGAAAGCCAGCGGCAGGATGCCCACGGCTCGCGTTTGGTCCCGGTGGGCGGTGCCTCCAGTTCTGCTCTGCTTGATACCATTCCGCCCGATATCCGGCTGTTCATGGATAACGAGCAGTTTGTGTTTGGTGGCCTAACAGATACCTCCACCACGCTCATTGCACAACTGCGGGATGATAGTGGCATTAACACTGCAGGCTCAGGCATAGGCCACGATCTTACTGCTACATTAGATAACGACATCACCAAAATCACTATCCTGAACACGTTTTACACGTCGGCCCTAAATGACTTTAAGTCAGGCCAGGTCAAGTATCTGTTCAAAAACCTAACGCCGGGCCCACACGTCTTGCACGTGAAAGCGTGGGATACGTACAATAATTCCTCCGAGAAGAACATTGAGTTTATCGCAGCCTCCTCCAGCAAGCTTGCGCTGAAGCACGTGCTCAACTACCCTAATCCATTTTCTACCGCTACCACTTTCCACTTCGACCACAACCGCAGTGGTGAAGAGCTAGAAATTCAGGTGCAGATATTTACTGTATCGGGGAGGCTGGTGCGTACGTTACAAGGCTCCAGTCTTGGTGCCAGCGGCGCACACATCTCTTCCATCAGCTGGGATGGCCGCGACGAATACCACGACCAGCTAGCACGCGGCGTGTACATCTATCGTGTCAGCGTTCGGGCACAACGCGATGGAGCTACCGCTTCTAAGTATGAAAAACTTGTCATCCTCAACTAA